From the Carassius gibelio isolate Cgi1373 ecotype wild population from Czech Republic chromosome B25, carGib1.2-hapl.c, whole genome shotgun sequence genome, one window contains:
- the LOC128014424 gene encoding histone H4, translating into MSGRGKGGKGLGKGGAKRHRKVLRDNIQGITKPAIRRLARRGGVKRISGLIYEETRGVLKVFLENVIRDAVTYTEHAKRKTVTAMDVVYALKRQGRTLYGFGG; encoded by the coding sequence ATGTCTGGAAGAGGTAAGGGAGGTAAAGGGCTCGGGAAAGGAGGTGCAAAGCGTCACCGTAAAGTGTTGCGGGATAACATCCAGGGCATCACTAAACCCGCCATCCGTCGTCTCGCTCGCCGCGGCGGAGTCAAGCGTATCTCCGGTCTGATCTACGAGGAGACCCGCGGTGTGCTGAAAGTGTTCCTGGAGAACGTGATCCGCGATGCCGTGACCTACACAGAGCACGCCAAGAGAAAGACCGTCACCGCCATGGACGTCGTGTACGCGCTGAAACGACAGGGACGCACTCTGTACGGCTTCGGAGGATAA